The region AGGGTGAGAAATAGGGTCACCCCGCTGGGGGCGGGTTATTAGGGGGAGATATAGGGTCACCCCGCTGGGGGCGGGTTATTAGGGGGAGATATAGGGTCACCCCGCTGGGGGCGGGTTATTAGGGGGAGATATAGGGTCACCCCGCTGGGGGTGGgttattagggtgagatataggGTCACCCCGCTGGGGGCGGGTTATTAGTGGGAGATATAGGGTCACCCCGCTGGGGGCGGGTTATTGGGGGGAGATATAGGGTCACCCCGCTGGGGGTGGGTTATTAGTGGGAGATATAGGGTCACCCCGCTGGGGGCGGGTTATTAAAGGGAGATATAGGGTCACCCCGCGGGAGGCGGGTTATTAGGGGGAGATATAGGGTCACCCCGCTGGGGGCGGGTTATTAGTGGGAGATATAGGGTCACCCCGCTGGGGGCGGgttattagggtgagatatagtGTCACCCCGCTGGGGGCGGgttattagggtgagatataggGTCACCCCGCTGGGGGCGGGTTATTAGGGGGAGATATAGGGTCACCCCGCTGGGGGCGGGTTATTAGGGGGAGATATAGGGTCACCCCGCTGGGGGCGGgttattagggtgagatataggGTCACCCCGCTGGGGGCGGGTTATTAGTGGGAGATATAGGGTCACCCCGCTGGGGGTGGGTTATTAGGGGGAGATATAGGGTCACCCCGCTGGGGGCGGGTTATTAAAGGGAGATATAGGGTCACCCCGCGGGAGGCGGGTTATTAGGGGGAAATATGGGGTCACCCCACTGGGGGCGGGTTATTAGGGGGAAATATGGGGTCACCCCACTGGGGGCGGGTTATTAGGGGGAAATATGGGGTCACCCCACTGGGGGCGGGTTATTAGGGGGAAATATGGGGTCACCCCGCTGGGGGCGGGTTATTAGGGTAAGATATAGGGTCACCCCGCTGGGGGCGGGTTATTAGGGGGAGATATAGGGTCACCCCGCTGGGGGAGGGTTATTAGGGGGAGATATAGGGTCACCCCGCTGGGGGCGGGTTATTAGGGTGAGAAATAGGGTCACCCCGCTGGGGGCGGGTTATTAGGGGGAGATATAGGGTCACCCCGCTGGGGGCGGGTTATTGGGGGGAGATATAGGGTCACCCCGCTGGGGGTGGGTTATTAGTGGGAGATATAGGGTCACCCCGCTGGGGGCGGGTTATTAAAGGGAGATATAGGGTCACCCCGCGGGAGGCGGGTTATTAGGGGGAGATATAGGGTCACCCCGCTGGGGGCGGGTTATTAGGGGGAGATATAGGGTCACCCCGCTGGGGGCGGGTTATTAGGGGGAGATATAGGGTCACCCCGCTGGGGGCGGGTTATTAGGGGGAGATATAGGGTCACCCCGCTGGGGGCGGGTTATTAGGGGGAGATATAGGGTCACCCCGCTGGGGGCGGGTTATTAGGGGGAGATATAGGGTCACCCCGCTGGGGGCGGgttattagggtgagatataggGTCACCCCGCTGGGGGCGGGTTATTAGTGGGAGATATAGGGTCACCCCGCTGGGGGTGGGTTATTAGGGGGAGATATAGGGTCACCCCGCTGGGGGCGGGTTATTAAAGGGAGATATAGGGTCACCCCGCGGGAGGCGGGTTATTAGGGGGAAATATGGGGTCACCCCACTGGGGGCGGGTTATTAGGGGGAAATATGGGGTCACCCCACTGGGGGCGGGTTATTAGGGGGAAATATGGGGTCACCCCGCTGGGGGCGGGTTATTAGGGTAAGATATAGGGTCACCCCGCTGGGGGCGGGTTATTCGGGGGAGATATAGGGTCACCCCGCTGGGGGAGGGTTATTAGGGGGAGATATAGGGTCACCCCGCTGGGGGAGGGTTATTAGGGGGAGATATAGGGTCACCCCGCTGGGGGAGGGTTATTAGGGGGAGATATAGGGTCACCCCGCTGGGGGCGGgttattagggtgagatataggGTCACCCCGCTGGGGGCGGGTTATTAGGGGGAGATATAGGGTCACCCCGCTGGGGGCGGgttattagggtgagatataggGTCACCCCGCTGGGGGGTGGGTTATTAGTGGGAGATATAGGGTCACCCCGCTGGGGGGTGGGTTATTAGTGGGAGATATAGGGTCACCCTGCTGGGGGCGGGTTATTAGGGGGAGATATAGGGTCACAACGCTGGGGGTGGGTTATAGGGTGAGATATAGGGTCACCCCCCCTGGGTTCAGtttattagggtgagatatagggtcaccctccccccccgggGGGTCGGTTATTAGGGTCACACATAGGGCTGACACTTTGCTGCTGGTAATTTGGGGTAAGATTGGGGCGTGGGGATGTCCTGTGTGACCCACGTTCCCCCTCCCGTGGCTGACACGTGGTGTCTGTGTAGGGTCAGTAGAGAAAGCAGACGGAACCCACAGTGACCAATGGCAGCCCGGCTCTTCGAGACGGTCGGCAAGCTCGGCCTGGGATTGGCTTTGGCCGGAGGGGTCGTGAACTCTGCTCTTTATACTGGTGAGTGACCTGCCGCCCCACCCTCCTTTGCCCAAacgccactccccccccacccctcacactccctttcctcctcccccagtGGACGCCGGACACCGCGCTGTCCTCTTCGATCGCTTCCGTGGGGTGCAGGACATCGTTGTAGGGGAGGGAACCCACTTCCTCGTCCCCTGGGTGCAGAAGCCCATCATCTTCGACTGCCGCTCTCGCCCTCGTAACCTCCCCGTCATCACGGGAAGCAAAGGTGAGGGACCTCCCTGATCCCGGGAACCGGACGGGATTCTATGGGTGTCACCGACGGGCGAGCAATTCATTAGGGTCTAGCATGGGCAgccccacgtaggagcaaagtgacccaatgacagggacgtgtgtaatgggttaaagggtcagtcccacggaggggcaaagtgacctaatgacagggacgtgtgtaatgggttaaaggatcagtcccacgtaggggcaaagtgacctaatgacagtgacgtgtttaatgggttaaagggacagtcccacgtaggggcaaagtgacctaatgacagggacgtgtgtaatgggttaaagggtcagtcccacgtaggagcaaagtgacctaatgacagggacgtgtttaatgggttaaagggtcagtcccacgtaggggcaaagtgacctaatgacagggacatgtttaatgggttaaagggtcagtcccacgtaggggcaaagtgacctaatgacatggacgtgtttaatgggttaaagggacagtcccacgtaggggcaaagtgacctaatgacagggacgtgtttaatgggttaaaggggcagtcccacgtaggggcaaagtgacctaatgacagggacgtgtttaatgggttaaagggtcagtcccacgtaggggcaaagtgacctagtgacagggacgtgtttaatgggttaaagggacagtcccacgtaggggcaaagtgacctagtgacagggacgtgtttaatgggttaaagggacagtcccacgtaggggcaaagtgacctaatgacagggacgtgcttaatgggttaaagggtcagtcccacgtaggggcaaagtgacctaatgacagggacgtgtttaatgggttaaagggtcagtcccacgtgggggcaaagtgacctaatgacagggacgtgtttaatgggttaaagggacagtcccacgtaggggcaaagtgacctaatgacagggacgtgcttaatgggttaaagggtcagtcccacgtaggggcaaagtaacctaatgacagggacgtgcttaatgggttaaaaggtcagtcccacgtaggggcaaagtgacctaatgacagggacgtgtttaatgggttaatgggttaaagggacagtcccacgtaggggcaaagtgacctagtgacagggacgtgtttaatgggttaaagggacagtcccacgtaggggcaaagtgacctaatgacagggacgtgcttaatgggttaaagggtcagtcccacgtaggggcaaagtgacctaatgacagggacgtgtttaatgggttaaagggtcagtcccacgtgggggcaaagtgacctaatgacagggacgtgtttaatgggttaaagggacagtctcacgtaggggcaaagtgacctaatgacagggacgtgcttaatgggttaaagggtcagtcccacgtaggggcaaagtaacctaatgacagggacgtgcttaatgggttaaaaggtcagtcccacgtaggggcaaagtgacctaatgacagggacgtgtttaatgggttaaagggtcagtcccacgtaagggcaaagtgacctagtgacagggacgtgtttaatgggtcagtcccacgtacgggcaaagtgacctaatgagaaCGGGGCCTGTGTGGGTGAGGCGTGATAGCGGGGCCTGTGTGGGTGACGTGTTCCTGGCGCCCCCTGCAGATATGCAGAATGTGAATATCACGCTGAGGATCCTGTTCCGCCCGATAACCACCGAGCTCCCGCGGATCTACATGACGATCGGGGAGGATTACGATGAGCGCGTCCTGCCATCCATCACCACCGAGATCCTGAAGTCTGTGGTGgtaagtggtgtggggggggggggggatcttccatacactccctctaccccctcctccccctccctgacacctctctctctcgggCCCCTCCCTGatccctctctctacctccctgACCACTCTTCCTctgcacgcccccctccccccctgacaTCTCTCTCAGGCCCTTCCCTGAGCGCctgcctctgcccctcctctccctgcctctgcccctcctctccctgcctctgcccccccccccccccctctggtgcccccccacccccctctggtgcCCCCTGACACCCCACTTCGGGCCCttccctgtgctctctctctggtctctcccccccccctccccactctcctgTTTCGGCCGCGCtccctgacccctctctctcGGCCGCAGGCCCGGTTTGACGCGGGGGAGCTGATCACACAGAGGGAGCTGGTGTCCAGACAGGTGAGCGAGGATCTCACGGAGAGAGCCGCCACCTTCGGGCTCATCCTGGACGACGTGTCGCTGGTGAGGCGCCGCgcgctgtcccccccctcctgctgcccggggggggggggtctgagaggggacagggggtcaCTGTGTTTAGGAGTCATTGACACTGTGGTTGGACATGAAAGTGGGGGGGATGTTGAAGTCCTTTACTGATGGGGTAGTGGGTTCAGGGAGCAGGATCCCAGCAGAGGTGGGACATGATGCAGGAAAAGGTTTAGGATAGACACAGAGAACCAGAGGGGTAACGTGGGGAGGCGCAGGCTGAGAGGGAAACTCGTATTCAGTATACATAAGAATAAAGGACTTCATTACCCAGAAGCCTCCACCACATCCAATCTGCCCCCTCCACTGCCAACTCAAAACTCAACTCTTCTCCATCACATTCCATGATCCCCCGTTAATCTCCTTCTATCCCTCCCCaacgcccatgatcttccctacCCTCACCCCGTCCTAAAGTCTCTCCAAAACCTTCCAGTGACCTTCCTCACCGATCCAATCGCCTCCACTGTCAGACCCATCTCCATGCTACTGACcagactaaatccagagacccccacccctgcccaccaaccaagctcccactgcacctaacccataacctgcccataatgttcccacccctacccaccaaccaagctctcactgcatctaacccataacccgaccataatgttccaacccctacccaccaaccaagctctcactgcatctaacccataacccgaccataatgttcccaccctgcccaccaaccaagctctcactgcatctaacccataacccgaccataatgttcccatccctacccaccaaccaagctctcactgcacttaacccataacccgaccataatgttcccacccctacccaccaaccaagctctcactgcacctaacccataacctgcccataatgttcccacccctgcccaccaaccaagctctcactgcccctaacccataacctgaccataatgttcccaccctgcccaccaaccaagctctcactgcacctaacccataacctgcccataatgttcccacccctgcccaccaaccaagctctcactgcagctAACCCATAACCtgtccataatgttcccacccctgcccaccaaccaagctctcactgcccctaacccataacctgcccataatgttcccacccctacccaccaaccaagctctcaatcCACccaacccataacccgaccataatgttcccactcctgcccaccaaccaagcaatctcactgcacctaacccataacccgaccataatgttcccacccctacccaccaaccaatctctcactgcacctaacccataacctgaccataatgttcccaccctgcCCACCAACGAAGcaatctcactgcacctaacccataacccgaccataatgttcccaccctgcccaccaaccaagctctcactgcacctaacccataacccgaccataatgttcccaccccgaCCCACCAcccaagctctcactgcacctaagtAATGTACATCACCCTGGATAAGGACGCTATATAAAtgttaataataaatacatttgtaccTCATTTGACTACTCGGCAAACGTCGTCTTGTCGTAAACACTTTGCGTTTGCCACACATGTGCGCTGGCTGTTTTCCGTTCTTGTGATAGTTTGGGAATAGACCGTCCAATAAACGGGTTTAACTAACGCGTATCCGACCTCCCGCCGCCGCCGGCTTTTTCCTGTAGACGCATCTGACCTTCGGCAAAGAGTTCACCGAAGCTGTGGAAGCGAAGCAGGTGGCCCAGCAGGAGGCAGAGCGGGCCCGGTTTGTCGTGGAGAAGGTAAGCGGGGTGTCCTTTGGTCAGGTCCGAGGTGGCACCGGCCGAGGTTGGGCGGGAGAGTTCATGGGTCACCAGGAAGAAGGTGGAAGGATAACGTGGAAAGTAGAGACCAGGAGAGTGCACGGGACAGATGGGGTCATTGGGTCGCTTTGCTCCGACCCTTTGATGCGTCACTGGGTCCCTTTTTTAACCCCCGACTCTCCCACCCTCAGGCCGAGCAGCAGAAGAAGGCCGCCGTGATCTCTGCACAAGGAGACTCGACGGCAGCCGAGCTCATCGCCGTCTCGCTGGCGGACGTGGGCGACGGCCTGATCGAGCTGAGGAAGCTGGAGGCAGCAGAAGACATCGCCTACCAGTTGTCTCGATCCCGCAACGTCACCTACCTGCCTCCCGGACAGCGCACGCTGCTGCAGCTGCCGCAGTAACCAGGAGCCGGGTCCCGGGTCACTGCGTCCCCAAGAAGGACATTTTCCAGTAGGCCAAGTCACCGGGAGTGGTGCAGTTAGAGGTGGTTGTGTATGAGCACATAACCCCTTTAGTGGTCAGATTTAAGCGGTCAATGAGTTAAAAGGTCAGTCCAACGTAGTGACCTAATCACAGTTTAATGACCAATATAAGTGATGCCTGTAAAAATCTGCCGAGTATAAATATagatcactttgcccctacgtgggactgacccttaaaTGAAGTGCTCACTTAATCTCTAAGTACGGTATATaaggtcagtcccatgtaggggcaaagtgacctaatgacagtgaggTGTTGAATGGGTTATACAAACCCATTCTGCCTTGTATAAAAGGTATTCACCAAGTTTGAGCCTATTGACCATATCGGACACCAAATTCTGCGGCCTCTGTTCTTGGTATAATGGATTAATTCCCAATTTCTCTGGAAGACGAGCTACTGCGGTTTCATCATGGAAGAGAAAAGATAAAGATTGTCAAAAACCCTCTGAATCGTTTggaaacaataaaaaaagaaatgattTCTAAATAAATACTTCCATTTGGTCAGAATTTCCTTTTCAGTGTCTCGGGTGAACAGGCGGTGAGACCGGGGGATGTCCAATGAGACCAGGCAAGCTAGACCGGGGGATGTCCCAGGAGACCGGGCAAGATAGACCTGGGGATGTCCCAGGAGACCGGGCAAGATAGACCGGGGGATGTCCAATGAGACCAGGCAAGCTAGACCGGGGGATGTCCCAGGAGACCGGGCAAGATAGACCTGGGGATGTCCCAGGAGACCGGGCAAGATAGACCGGGGGATGTCCCAGGAGACCGGGCAAGCTAGACCGGGGGATGTCCCAGTAGACCGGGCAAGATAGACCGGGGGATGTCCCAGGAGACCGGGCAAGCTAGACCGGGGGATGTCCCAGGAGACCGGGCAAGATAGACCGGGGGATGTCCCAGGAGACCGGGCAAGATAGACCGGGGGATGTCCCAGGAGACCGGGCAAGATAGACCGGGGGATGTCCCAGGAGACCGGGCAAGATAGACCGGGGGATGTCCCAGGAGACCGGGCAAGATAGACCGGGGGATGTCCCAGGAGACCGGGCAAGATAGACCGGGGGATGTCCCAGGAGACCGGGCAAGATAGACCGGGGGATGTCCCAGGAGACCGGGCAAGATAGACCGGGGGATGTCCCAGGAGACCGGGCAAGATAGACCGGGGGATGTCCCAGGAGACCGGGCAAGATAGACCGGGGGATGTCCCAGGAGACTGGGGGATGTCCCAGGAGACCAGGCAAGATAGACCGGGGGATGTCCCAGGAGACCAGGCAAGATAGACCGGGGTATGTCCCAGGAGACCAGGCAGTTAGACCGGGAGATGGCGGGGCTGTCCCGGGAGAACAGGCAGTTACACTGAGGGGGTTGTCTGGTGGGGAGAACAGGTAGTTACACCGGGAGATGGGGGGCTGTCCTAAGGACAGCACCAAACGTCTTGGCTGGAGGAACCTCTACAGCTCTTGCGTTGGAAAGACCATATTTTGCTTGTATGTTCATGAAATATAGTAATGTTCCCGATTTTTCAAATAAGCGAGTTATTCTACTTCTGCCCACATCTCGCCATCTAGAGAAACTGAAGTGGGAAGGGAGATGGTCAGTACCACCTTAGTAACACGTTTGGCCCAATAGAAAAAAAAGAGCATTGAGTGGAGGGAATATCGCAAGCTTCCCTGGGCCATATGGGTACCCAAAACTAAAGTAAGTTGGCAAGAGGAAAGGAAGGTAGCAATGTACGTTCAATTTCTACCCAATGAGGGTGGGTGGACATATGCCAATCATGGAGGACAGCGATATGAGCCGCTACTAGACGTAATGTGAAGTTGGGAAGGTCTCCCATAGCTGTAGGGGTTTGCAAAATGGCTGTGGCTCAAATGGGTCAGGGTGGGAGAGTGTCTGGAGAAGACATTAGGTGGGAATCTGTCATGGGATGAATGGGAAAACAGGTCTTCCAATATCTCTAGGAGCTCGATTtgtacaaatataaa is a window of Ascaphus truei isolate aAscTru1 chromosome 23, aAscTru1.hap1, whole genome shotgun sequence DNA encoding:
- the PHB1 gene encoding prohibitin 1, which gives rise to MAARLFETVGKLGLGLALAGGVVNSALYTVDAGHRAVLFDRFRGVQDIVVGEGTHFLVPWVQKPIIFDCRSRPRNLPVITGSKDMQNVNITLRILFRPITTELPRIYMTIGEDYDERVLPSITTEILKSVVARFDAGELITQRELVSRQVSEDLTERAATFGLILDDVSLTHLTFGKEFTEAVEAKQVAQQEAERARFVVEKAEQQKKAAVISAQGDSTAAELIAVSLADVGDGLIELRKLEAAEDIAYQLSRSRNVTYLPPGQRTLLQLPQ